Genomic segment of Oncorhynchus keta strain PuntledgeMale-10-30-2019 chromosome 5, Oket_V2, whole genome shotgun sequence:
TATCAAATACTCTGCTAACAACCCTATCAAATACTCTGCTAACAACACTCAAATACTCTGCTAACAACCCTATCAAATACTCTGCTAACAACCCTATCAAATACTCTGCTAACAACCCTATCAAATACTCCGCTAACAACCCTATCAAATACTCCGCTAACAACCCTATCAAATACTCCGCTAACAACCCTATCAAATACTCCGCTAACAACCCTATCAAATACTCCGCTAACAACCCTATCAAATACTCTGCTAACAACCCTATCAAATACTCTGCTAACAACCCTATCAAATACTCTGCTAACAACCCTATCAAATACTCCGCTAACAACCCTATCAAATACTCCGCTAACAACCCTATCAAATACTCCGCTAACAACCCTATCAAATACTCCGCTAACAACCCTATCAAATACTCCGCTAACAACCCTATCAAATACTCCGCTAACAACCCTATCAAATACTCTGCTAACAACCCTATCAAATACTCTGCTAACAACACTATCAAATACTCTGCTAACAACAGGAAAAAGACCAGATTTGTGCTCTCTCAAATCTGGGAGTAACACATGACAGTTAAAGAGGCTGTACAGAATTTCTGACAGAAACAATTAGTAACTTAGCTTCCATCGTGTACCGTGTATTCAAGTTACGCAAATACAGACTATCCCACCTTGTAGGACGAGTCAATGATTCCATTCAAAACTCATACTAAATGGAATCTAATTGCCCTTCAACCCCCCCCAGCCCCACCTCTCTTTTTTCCAAAAGCTTTTATCCACCTCACTATCTCACCTTTAAAAAATACCATGGGTATTGATGAGTACATGCCTAAGGGACAGACCCCCCAAAACAATGTTTCTCATTAGTGATCAGGAGAGAACTAGTTCTGAACAATACGCACAGTCACCAGACTTATGCATTCACAAATGAAAAAGACAAGGGCATTATATAAGGGGGGCGAGAAGGAACAACAGCCAAAaagcaggagaggaaggacaaGAAGATAAGGAGAGAACCGAAAAGAAGGAAAGATGGCTCGCCGATCCCAGGGTACCAAACTTCACTTAGCAGGTGAGatgaaatgtgtgtgtttagTCCGTGTGTGAGTTTTTGATGGAGGCAAATTGACTAAAGCcaaacctctctctttctctctcacctctagTTCTGTGTCTAGTTGTGTCCTGTCATGCCATTGGCCTTAGTGACCTAATGGAGAGAGCTTCCCAGCGATCAGACAAGCTTCACTCACTCAGCACTTCCCTCACCAAGGACCTGGTCAGTAACAAccatcccagctagcacatttggttccttggaagttgtgggaacgtatgtttttggtttcacattggttgtgggaaCGAAGTCATACGTTTCCTGACCGGTAAAACTGAACGCtttttaaatgttctgagaacagaGGTGAAAATGTTGCCTTTTCTGGGAACATTTATCTTTAGGTTGCAGGGACGTTCAGAGAACATTTTTGCTCTGGTTCCttgaaagttttcctgggaggttttattaacgcTCTGAGAACTAAAATGATAGGTTATTTGTAGGATTTTGAATAACTTGCTTAAAACTTTCACTGAATATTTCAATAACACTCTCAGATTATTTTGGGTACACTTTTTTTTAGCTCCAATCCCAGATGTGGCACATGGAAATGCATTTCCTTTGGCATTCATCGtgcaactttaaaaaaaaatgtgacacGGCATCAGTACGGTTCAAACCTATAATCGTCCGTCCTCTATCTGTGGAATTTGTCCACTGCACCACCAGGATGGAGATAatataacatgtttttttttacgcATACAAAGCTGTTAATTTGAGTCTATTCAAACTGAACCCATTTCTAAAAGGAAACAAgaactcattaagatcaggtgggGCCAATTAGTACGCGCAGCCAACCCACCTGAACATGATTTTAAATAGACCCATGAGGAAACCTGGAGGAAACGTTGTGCTGAAGAACTGAAATTaacgttctctgaactatttgagaataTTCTCAATGCCAAACCAGTTTAAGAACGATAGAACATTTCAAAAAGGAAAATTAAATGTAACCACGTTTTAACTTTTAGAAAACGtcctgttaaagtaatgaaataccaagaaattaatgttttttttgtcaagttccttaattcaaatcaaatgtatttatatagcccttcgtacatcagctgatatctcaaagtgctgtacagaaacccagcctaaaaccccaaacagcaagcaatgcaggtgttgaagcacgttggctaggaaaaactccctagaaaagccaaaaccttggaagaaacctagagaggaaccaggctatgtggggtggccagtcctcttctggctgtgccgggtggagattataacagaacatggcctagatgttcaaatgttcataaattaccagcatggtcaaataataggtctgggacaggtagcacgtccggtgaacaggtcaggattccatagccgcaggcaaaacagttgaaactggagcagcagcacggccaggtggactggggagagcaaggagtcatcatgtcctGAGGCATGGACctacggctcaggtcctccgagagagagaaagaaagagagaattagagagagcagacttaaattcacacaggacaccggataagacaagagaagtactccagatataacaaactgaccctagccccccgacacataaactactgcagcataaatactggaggctgagacaggagtggtcaggagacaccgtggccccatccgatgatacccccggacagggccaaacaggaaggatataacaaTAATTAAATcattaaatgtgctgagaatgttccaaagcaaaacaactatcctgcaccattcccagaaagttgtgagAAGGTTAATAACCATGCACGTGTACTTCTGGTCTGTGTGCgcatgtgtatctgtgtgtttacctggtctGTTTGTGTTCAAGATGTATATATCGTGTGTTACATTATGTTCAGAGTATTGTGTCAGAGCATGTTCAACTTGAGTTAACTTTATAATCACTTTTGtgccgttctctctctctctctctctctctctctctctctctctcaggactctCACTTCCCACCAATGGGACGAGTGATGATGCCACGCCCGTCTATGTGTCACACCTCCTCACTCCAGACACCCAAGGACAAGGAGCAAGCACTCAAAGTATCGGTCAGTAGAGCTCTGTGCTCTCCTCACTCATCTCTTTCAACTCTCTATTTAGTTATAATCTATCCCCCTTCTTTCTTTAACAAATCTACCTGTTTGAGTACTTGAGCAATATGCATCCAGCAGTCTCAGATTAGTggagatgaaggaaaggagacaaggagaggaagccCCCTAACTCAGATgtacccttcctctcctctcgctctagATTTGTCTCCTCCCTGTGGTGTATCTATGTTAGTATTCACTCTGTTCTAAAACAGCAGCGCATTTAACAACATGCACAAGGCTTTCCTTGACTAAACCCTCAATGCCTAGTCCCTACTCCTActccctgtcacgccctgaccttagagaaccttttttatgtctctttttggtttggtcaaggtgtgatttgggtgggcattctatgtcctttaTTTCTATgatttgtgtttctatgtgttggccgggtatggttctcaatcagggacagctgtctatcgttgtctctgattgggaatcatacttaggtagcctcccccctttcagtgtgggtagttgactttgttagtTGCACAATAGCCATCTTAAGCATCACGGTCGTTTCCTTGGCTACATTTTCTATAAATAAAAGGAATATATACgctcaccatgctgcaccttggtccgcttCTTATGATGCTCCCCTTCGTCGAGCTTGATTAGGACCTTTTGTGTTGGAGCGTTGCACACAGTAAAACTGCAGGAGCATTCTACAGCATGCAGGATCTTTCTTTCATGACTGTGTTTGTCAGGAGAATGAGCTGATCTCCCTGGCTCGCTCCCTCCTCCTGGCCTGGAACGATCCCCTGCTGCTGCTCTCCTCAGAGGCGCCCACTCTGCCACACCCCTCCAATGGCGACATCAGCAGTAAGATCAGGGAACTGCAGGACTACTCCAAGAGCCTGGGAGATGGACTGGACATAATGGTCAACAAGGTGGGTGACTTACGCTGTGTATCATTTTGTGAAGCATACCGAACTGTTTATGTACTAGTGGGTTTAGTTCAATTGAACACTGTGCAAGGTGACAACTTTTTAGCACTATCTTTCTCTATAGATGGGACCCTCCTCCCAGTACATTTCTTCAATCCCCTTCAAGGGTGGAGACCTCGGCAATGACAAGACCTCCCGCCTCATCAACTTCCACTTCCTCATGTCCTGCTTCCGCAGGGACTCCCACAAAATCGACAGTTTCCTCAAGGTCCTTCGATGCCGGGCTACCAAAATGCGACCAGAAACATGTTAGGAGAAAATGGCAGGCATTTTGGTTCTggattatttcattttcaaactgATAGTCAAAATGGGGCCATTTGAAGGAGAATTCAGGGGATTGTTTCTCGAGTTTGATTTTGTGAATTGACTAATGCTGCCATCTACATCACATTTGGACTATTCATAGACTATACGTTGTATTCAACCTGTTATCTGAACCACATTTTACCATACAACTTAAGGTAGTTTATGTTCGGTAATGCATTTCATGAAAAAATATGCAACCTAATATTGCCACTTATAATCATATTCAATGATTTTATATAGATAACAAAGGATCCCTCCAAGTCATTCTTAGTAGATACAGAGGGCTGAAAGTTGACCAATGACCGTCATGATAACATTTGCACTTTAGAATATGATTTCTCAAGTCACTTATATAACTTCTCTTATACTATACAATGTACTGTTTCACTAAATACCAAATAAAATCGTTATTGCATTATAAAACATGAATACTTGCAGTCCAACCAGAGCTGTAGATCACTTCAAACCGTGAAACAGGGTTCGAACTTTCTGCGGCCAGTCTGTGTGTCCTTGTTATTACTGTCGGTGTATGAGAGAGATGTGAAAAGCTGACTCCTCTCCTGGCCGCTCCGTAACCCGACACCGTATTTGACAGCTCTGCTCTAGTCAAGAAGAGGATGAAGCAAAACCAGAGCGCAGCCTACTGTGCCAGCGCGAATTGACATTTCAGACTATGACGTGTCAGTGCAGCAGCTCAATGATCCGTGTGCCAACGGTGACGGTTACTACAGCATGCCAATACACGGTGTCGTCGAGGTGTTTCCCCCGAGAGATAAGTTGGAAACGCATGCGCTCAATGTGTCAATGAAATGTTAATTCTAAACGTTATAGATGGGTATAAGGCTATTTGATCAACTTGTCTTGGCAACACTTATCTGAAGCATTATGATATTCAAATGGAGTATAGCCTAAGTGCATCcacactgattgtacaaaacattaagaacacctgctctttccataacaacctggccaggtgaatccagatcATCTAGAATCCCTTAttggtcacttgttaaatccacttcaatcagtgtagattaagggtaggagacgggttaaagggggatgtttaagccttgagacaattgagacttggattgtgtatgtgccattgagggtgaatgggcaagacaaaaggcTGAAGTagctttgaacgggttatggtagtagatgccaggcacaccagtttgtgtgtcaagaactgcaatgctgctgggtttttcacactcaattgTTTCCTgtctgtatcaagaatgatccaccacccaaatggCATATAGCCAACTTCCcacaacagtgggaagcattggagtcaacgtggatcagcatccctgtggaacacttgacaccttgCCCCTGCCCCaacgaattcaggctgttctgagggcaggtggtgcaactcaatattaggaaggtgtccctaatgttttgtacactcagtgtacagtagTTACTTCTGATAGGCTGCAGTAGTCCTATTGGCTATGTTGTGAAAATAACTTAATGGTTTTATTTGTTTGCTTTTATCATCCTGATTTCTTTATGAAACATTTGTTGACAAAAGCCATACTGAAACAGAACTGATTAGATGGATTAAATATTAGCATATCACATAAGATCGTCTATGATGGAACAAAGACACAAACAAGTTTAAAATAAGCTGACATATACTTATCCCCTAACTAAGCAAAGGCCATATTTAAATAATTTGAGGGCATGCATGCTCTCTACCTGAATCTACCATACACACCCCCCATCcatcatcgacctggccaaggctttcgtctctgtcaatcaccgtattctcatcggcagactcaacagccttggtttctcaaattactgcctcacccggttcactaactacttctcagacagagttcaatgtgtcaaatcggagggcctgttgttctGACCTCTgtccgtctctatgggggtgccacagggttcaattctcgggccgggttcaattctctgtatacatcaatgatgtcgctcttgctgcgggtgattctttgatccacctctacacagacgacaccattctgtatacatctgaccCTTCTTAGGACACTTATCAAACCTGCatacgagcttcaacgccatacaacactccttccaatgcctccaactgctcttaaatgcaagtaaaacaaaaatgcatgctcttcaaccgatcgctgcccgcccgcctagcatcactatactggacagttctgacttagaatatgtggaaactactatgctttgctttatcttggccaggttgcatttgtaaatgagaacttgttctcaaactGGCCTAcctgaaataaaggtgaaataaaaatggcaaaatcctagaggaaaagctggttcagtctgctttccaccagacactggtagatacattcacctttcagcaggacaataacctaaaacacaagtccaaatctacactggacttgcttaccaagaagaccgtgaatgttcccgagtggccgAGTTGAGTTGACTTAAATCTAtgtcaagacctgaaaatggttgtctagcaatgaccaaTGACCAACCAATGACAGAGCTTGAAGGATTCAAAAAAATAAACGGacaaaatgttgcacaatccaggtgtggaaagctcttagagacttacccagaaagactcacagttgtcATTACAGTCAAAGGTGCTTCTGCAAAGTGTTGACTCAGGggagtgaatacttatgtaaatgagatatttcattTAAAATAAATGAGCAACAAAACAAATCTATTTAAGCCATTTTTAATTCAGGAtgtgacacaacaaaatgtgaaataagtcaaggggtatgaatactttccgaaggcaatgTATCTGCCTGTATACACACCACTCCAGGTTTGTGACAGTTATGACACCTACGGTACTTTGTTGCACACGAGTTGGTGAAGTGCAGGCCGGCGGAACAAAACACTTCGAGCGATAGTGTCTAGCCACCTCTTTCTTTTAAAATAAAACCAAGATGGGAAGGGTAAGGTAACAGTGGATTGTTGTGGCGTCCGCCTCTGGATGAGATCAGTGGAatagaatacaacacatcacagtACATGACATTATCGAGCGAAGATGATGAAGAAGGGCTTTTGTGGTCTAATGGGATGACTCTGTTTCAACACGATCACACTAGGGATGGTTGCAGAGTCGACTTCAGAAGAATCAATTATTTTAATAGATTTTTGGCATCGTGCATTTAGAAACTGGAAATTTAGTTGAATTCAAATGCAGAATAGTCTCAACTTAGAAATAAATTAAATCCATTTTGATGCAACATTTTATCCCGGTATGTGATGTAATATTTTATCCTTATTTGTTGCAATATTGCATCCTATTAGTTGATGCTATATTGTGTCCCGTTCTCTCTGACCTCTAgcccctctccccgtccctcaGGTAAAGTGTATGTCTACTGCAGAGAGGGCTACAGCCGCTCCCCGAAGCTGGTCATCGCATACCTGATGCTGCGCCACAGGATGGACGTTCTCTCCGCCCAGTCCATGGTACGACTGAAGAGAGAGATCAACCCTAACGACGGCTTCATGCGGCAGCTGTGTCGCCTCAATGAGACGCTGGCGGCCGAAGGAAAGTTCTAGAACCAATTCCAGTTTTGGCCGGAGGGGGTTTCTTTCCCTTGTACCTGTACCTTACAAGTATATACAAATAAACAGACATGTGAAAGTGTGTAGGTATTCAGGACATCTGAAAAGTATGTACCTGTagatgtacacagacacacacattcaccgaCTGCCATCCTTGTTTTGTAGGCTGGCTCAAGCATGACTTGTCCTTTGATTTCTATTCAGACAGGCATTGTATTCAAGTGGATCCTCGCACTCCGGAACAATGCTGCTACCATCCCTACaactccccctccgtctctctccatccaacctTGACCCAATtccttcagtcagtcagtcttgtCTAGCCTCTGTGCTGTGTAGCTTCCATCTACTCGTCAAGGTGATTTCTAGCGAACCATTGAATGGTTATGTTGTCAGGTTTACTTTTCCTCCTGTTCCATCGAGTGTCTAAAAGAGAAATAGTTCTCATTTTGTTGTagcatgtattttttttttgcacatttatgaGAAACTGTGTGATGGTTAACATAGTGCGGCCTGCAGTCTTACTGCGATCATGCTAtattcttacacacacacacacacacacacacacacacacacacacacacacacacgaggactAAACTAAGACCCCTGGCCAATCGTTTgtatgacagacagaacagatgGGATTGGGAGGACTATCATATTGCCGGTAACACAGATCATGTGAAACACCAAATTAATGATCTAGCCAATTCACTGTATTCAGTTTTTTTTATGTTCTACGATGTAAACACTGCAAGAATGGTAAACGCTACCAGATATTTGGTTACTTTTTAGTTAGAGACTTATGTAGTTAAcctatgtactgtatattcaaATGTACAATTTTGATGTCTTATTGTATGTAGGCAGTGAAATGTGATTGAAGATAAACAGAAATGCATTTATTTTTGTATCTCCATGTCATGGGCGTGTTTTTCTCCATTACTGAATCTTTATGAAAAGTAAGTGCTGTGTACATATCGGTTCTTGTGGGCAGAGAAGAGCACTTTTCACTGACAAACACTGGTCCGTGCACTTTGTCCCAAACAAAGGTCCTGTCATTGTTCTCTCTTTTCACGGTACAgcgccatagggctctggtcaacggaatagggcgccatttgggacaaGCCTAAAGATAAGCTTCCATCATATTGTCGTCACCCGTATTTTTCAAACAttgcagatgaaggggaggagacgagCAGAGGGCAGTAAGTAAATTAAGTAATTTGTGACATTCATCAGTTTGTCCTGGTGAGGGCGCTGTGGTAAGACTGTAAAAGAGCAGCTGCATATTATATATCAGGTTTGATAGTTTGCGCCAAATGAACATAGTCAAACTGTTATTTAGCTGTTTTTGTTTAATTGCCTGTTTTGTTTGAAAGAAGAAACCAGAAATTACAGATAGTATTTCTTATTTAGTTTGGTTGTCATTTTTTCAAATTGTAATTCTTCAGTGAATACCAGGTATACTGACAATACTGAAACAGTTGTGGAGAGGTTCTGCTATTGACCAGCATGGGTATGGAGTCCACTATACCTTTATGAGAGCAGCAGAATATCAGGCTGGACACCATTTGgtgttctctgtctgtatcaACTGGTCTGGGGCTGGCTCTGCTGATACTCCTGTAATGCCTGCATACCGTTAGGAATGGGATAGGATGAGGGTAACTGGACCTGTATTCagcaagcgtctcagagtagtggtaggtaacaacacatccgccacgctgatcctcaacacagaggcccctcaggggtctgtgctcagccccctcctgtacacagtggtccttctgtagctcagttggtagagcatggcgcttgtaacgccagggtagtgggttcgatccccgggaccacccatacgtagaatgtatgcacacatgactgtaagtcgctttggataaaagcgtctgctaaatggcatatattattatatattactccctgttcactcatgactgcacggccaggcacaactccaacaccatcattaagtttgccgatgacacaacagtggtaggcctgatcaccgacaacaacgagacagcatatagggaggaggtcaaagacctggcagtgtggtgccaggacaacaacctctccctcaacgtgatcaagacaaaggagatgattgtggaccacagaaaagaggactgagcacacTCCCATTCTCATAgacggggctgtagtagagcaggttgagagcttcaagttccttggtgtccacatcaccaacatggttcgagcacaccaagacagtcgtgaagagggcacgacaaaacccatCTCCCCTTAAgagtctgaaaagatttggcatgggtcctcagatcctcaaatggttgcatcactgcctggtatggcaactgctcggcctccgaccgaaagaaactacagagggtagtgcttacggccgagtacatcactggggctaagctccctgccatccaggacttataccaggcggtgtcaaaagGAAGGCCCTAAGACTCcaggtcaaagactccagccaccctagtcatagacggttctctctgctaccacccggcaagcagtaccgaagcaccaagtctaggtccaagaggtttctaaaacagcttctacccccaagccataagattactgaacacctaatcaaatgccCCCCCCTTCaacaccgctgctactctgttatctatgcatagtcaccttaATAAGTCTACCCACATGCACATTTTACCTCACCTAACCGGTACCCCCcgcacattacatttacatttaagtcatttagcagacgctcttatccagagcgacttacaaattggtgcattcaccttaagacatccagtggaactgactctgtacaggtacccccctgtatatagtctcgctattgttattttactgctgctctttaattacttgttactcttaagcatttcactaaagggttgtattcggtgcatttgactaatcaaatttgatttgattcacaaAGCGCCTAcgaggaggagtgctgatctaggatcagttctgCCTTttagataataataatgatacaaGTGATTACTTGAAAGTAGGAACTGATCCGAGATCGGTCTTATTAATCATGATTTAAAAGGCAAAACCGATCCTAGATCAGCAGAGCTGTGATCTAGAAGTTTCTCTCACAGCTTACTAGATGGGGAAGAGACgagaaacagaaaacagaaattAGCCAATGACTGTCTGGAGTTGACTTTGCAACCCCCTTATCCCGATCACATCCAAGACCAACTGAAACCACATGCTCAATGTTATTCGTACCTGTAAAATCCCCTACTGTGCATGTGCTCCCTTATCCCTACACCAATGTTTCATTCCCCAACAAGCATCAAACCACTGCTGAGAACTGAAATTCCTAATGACCTTCCACAGTTAGATCCACTTTTTAAACTATGTCGCTCACTGTTAATATTGTTTATTGCTCATTTGATGCACCGGTTTTCATATGTATAGATTCATGTTTGATGGCTTCTCATTCAGTTCAGTTTTAAAacaca
This window contains:
- the prl gene encoding prolactin, encoding MARRSQGTKLHLAVLCLVVSCHAIGLSDLMERASQRSDKLHSLSTSLTKDLDSHFPPMGRVMMPRPSMCHTSSLQTPKDKEQALKVSENELISLARSLLLAWNDPLLLLSSEAPTLPHPSNGDISSKIRELQDYSKSLGDGLDIMVNKMGPSSQYISSIPFKGGDLGNDKTSRLINFHFLMSCFRRDSHKIDSFLKVLRCRATKMRPETC